In a single window of the Diospyros lotus cultivar Yz01 chromosome 10, ASM1463336v1, whole genome shotgun sequence genome:
- the LOC127811217 gene encoding probable pectinesterase 67, with protein sequence MPSPSSHSLPFFAFLSVASLCILDAASHGSSSTTVIDAPLLTQKIGTNRSIIVDINGNGHFKSVQAAIDSVPEGNSDWIIIHIRKGVYREKVHVPKSKPFIFMRGNGKGKTAIVFSESSADNYESATFKVEAENFVAFGIRFKNDAPTGIAFTPQNQSVAALVGADKAAFYHCAFLGTHNTLFDYKGRHYYDHCYIQGSVDFIFGRGQSIFESCEVFVITDTRLKLQGSITAHNRADSVENGGFVFNKGKVYGIGEVFLGRAKGAYSRVIFANTYISKTIIPQGWTNWSYPGSTQNLYQAEYKCHGPGAETHGRAPWTRLLSDEEAAPFLTVDFINGKEWLPAWL encoded by the exons ATGCCTTCCCCATCTTCACATTCTCTGCCATTCTTTGCCTTCCTTTCTGTTGCGTCCTTGTGCATCTTGGATGCTGCTTCCCATGGCTCTTCCTCAACAACAGTGATAGACGCCCCCTTGCTGACACAGAAAATCGGCACCAACCGATCGATAATCGTCGATATTAATGGCAATGGACACTTCAAATCTGTTCAAGCTGCCATTGATTCTGTTCCTGAGGGGAATTCTGACTGGATTATCATCCATATTAGGAAAGGAGTCTACAG AGAAAAGGTGCATGTACCGAAGAGCAAGCCCTTCATCTTCATGAGAGGGAATGGAAAGGGCAAGACCGCCATTGTCTTCTCCGAAAGCTCTGCGGACAACTATGAGTCTGCAACATTCAAAGTTGAAGCTGAAAACTTTGTGGCTTTCGGGATCAGAttcaaa AATGACGCTCCAACTGGGATTGCTTTCACCCCACAGAACCAATCAGTGGCAGCACTTGTTGGTGCAGACAAGGCTGCATTTTACCACTGTGCATTCTTGGGCACTCATAACACTCTGTTTGATTACAAGGGCAGGCATTACTATGATCACTGCTACATCCAGGGATCCGTCGACTTCATCTTTGGTCGCGGCCAGTCCATCTTCGAG AGCTGTGAGGTGTTCGTGATAACAGACACAAGGTTGAAGCTTCAAGGGTCGATAACCGCCCATAACCGGGCAGATTCGGTTGAGAACGGTGGATTTGTGTTCAACAAAGGGAAGGTTTATGGGATTGGAGAAGTATTCTTGGGCAGAGCCAAAGGTGCCTATTCCAGGGTGATCTTTGCAAACACATACATCTCCAAGACTATAATCCCCCAAGGCTGGACTAATTGGAGCTACCCTGGCAGCACCCA GAATCTGTACCAGGCAGAGTACAAGTGCCATGGACCAGGAGCCGAGACGCACGGCCGGGCTCCATGGACCAGGCTGCTGAGCGACGAGGAAGCGGCGCCATTCCTGACTGTGGATTTCATCAATGGCAAGGAGTGGCTGCCTGCCTGGCTTTGA
- the LOC127811355 gene encoding uncharacterized protein LOC127811355 produces MEGGGAGAVGDEGAIDRVVDSKDMQQQSKALDKLTDHVEDRQLNSTRVQEAMASIAAAKEADLNAMRMREKELAAVKINAADVDIIASELELDKKVAERTLREHKGDAVAAIRHLLR; encoded by the exons ATGGAAGGTGGAGGTGCCGGTGCCGTTGGAGACGAAGGAGCGATCGACAGAGTGGTGGACTCGAAGGACATGCAGCAGCAGAGCAAAGCCCTCGACAAGCTCACCGACCATGTAGAAGATCGCCAGCTCAATTCCACCCGCGTTCAAGAG GCTATGGCATCGATTGCCGCTGCTAAGGAAGCCGATTTGAATGCTATGCGAATGAG GGAGAAAGAACTAGCTGCGGTTAAGATCAATGCTGCTGATGTTGACATTATAGCAAGTGAACTAGAG TTGGATAAGAAGGTGGCCGAAAGAACTCTGCGAGAGCACAAAGGTGATGCTGTAGCTGCCATCCGACACTTGCTTCGCTAG
- the LOC127811356 gene encoding probable serine/threonine-protein kinase SIS8, producing MEEPPPVSELLKKIQELEASHAYLKHQMSKLLIAGDPNLGPQRLQDDVGRGRGGGHTRSHSVSPPRPGRESRSSKTFTAASSGCGPAAVEFSDRQYLNILQSMGRSVHIFDLNYRIIYWNRTAESLYGYSAAEALGQDAIALLTDPRDYAVANEIVHHLTVGESWTGQFPVKNKRGDRFVAVATNTPFYDDDGTLVGIICVSCDPRPFQGMSAALDSKQSESDLSFSKPKTTVSAKLGLDPQQPLQVAIASKISNLASRVSNKVKSKIRTGENGMDCEGRSGDSHLSGHGAVSDQRGDVSSRDSGDEGQAKSGVHNIITSKAEAWISKKGITWPWKAEREGLEAKTSRFSCSWSSNDNDNDTCCQDSTFSAIKPDCQVGESNRETNNEASELWSSSFNVNSTSSASSHGSSSSSAVNKLNMDTDSLDYEISWEDLTIGEQIGQGSCGTVYHALWYGSDVAVKVFSKLQYSDDAMLSFRKEVSLMKRLRHPNVLLFMGAVTSPQHLCIVTEFLPRGSLFRLLQRNTSRLDWRRRVHMALDIARGMNYLHHCNPPIVHRDLKSSNLLVDRNWTVKVGDFGLSRLKHETYLTTRTGKGTPQWMAPEVLRNEPSNEKSDVYSYGVILWELATEKIPWNTLNSMQVIGAVGFLNQQLDIPKDVDPLWAAIIENCWHRDPQCRPTFLELLERLKGLQKHHAIQFQASRFGAGDGQKEVQDASP from the exons ATGGAGGAACCGCCGCCAGTCAGTGAGCTTCTGAAGAAAATCCAAGAACTCGAGGCCAGTCACGCCTACCTCAAACACCAGATGTCCAAGCTGCTGATCGCCGGCGACCCCAACTTGGGCCCACAACGGCTGCAAGACGACGTTGGCCGAGGCAGAGGTGGCGGCCACACGAGGTCTCACTCGGTGTCACCGCCGCGGCCGGGGAGGGAGAGCCGGAGTAGTAAAACGTTTACTGCCGCTAGCAGCGGCTGCGGCCCAGCGGCCGTTGAGTTTTCTGATAGGCAGTATTTGAATATATTGCAGTCAATGGGTCGGTCAGTTCATATATTTGATCTCAACTATCGGATAATCTACTG GAATAGGACAGCAGAAAGCCTTTATGGTTATTCTGCCGCAGAAGCTCTTGGTCAGGATGCCATTGCACTCCTAACTGATCCCCGAGACTATGCCGTGGCTAATGAGATAGTGCATCATCTAACAGTGGGGGAGAGTTGGACAGGTCAATTTCCTGTTAAGAATAAGAGGGGGGATAGATTTGTAGCTGTTGCAACCAATACCCCCTTTTACGATGATGATGGCACTTTGGTTGGAATTATTTGTGTATCATGTGATCCACGCCCCTTTCAAGGCATGAGCGCTGCTTTGGACAGCAAGCAGTCAGAGTCTGATTTGAGCTTTAGCAAGCCTAAAACCACTGTTTCAGCCAAACTCGGTCTTGATCCTCAACAACCTCTCCAAGTTGCAATTGcatcaaaaatatcaaatctg GCCTCCAGGGTGAGCAACAAGGTTAAGTCAAAAATAAGGACTGGGGagaatggcatggattgtgaaGGCAGGAGTGGAGATAGTCATCTTTCTGGTCATGGAGCTGTTTCTGATCAGAGGGGGGATGTATCTTCAAGGGATTCTGGTGATGAGGGGCAAGCAAAATCTGGAGTTCACAATATCATAACCTCAAAAGCAGAGGCCTGGATTAGTAAGAAAGGAATAACGTGGCCATGGAAAGCTGAGCGTGAAGGGCTTGAGGCAAAGACCAGCCGGTTTTCCTGCTCCTGGTCGAGCAATGATAATGATAATGACACATGTTGTCAGGACAGTACATTTTCTGCTATCAAACCAGACTGTCAAGTCGGTGAGAGTAACAGAGAAACCAATAATGAGGCCTCAGAGTTGTGGTCCTCTTCGTTTAATGTTAACAGCACAAGTAGTGCAAGTAGCCATGGGAGTAGCAGCAGTAGTGCTGTTAATAAATTGAACATGGACACTGACTCCTTGGATTACGAAATCTCGTGGGAGGACTTGACAATTGGGGAGCAAATTGGACAAG GTTCTTGTGGAACCGTATATCATGCTTTGTGGTATGGATCG GATGTTGCTGTTAAGGTTTTCTCAAAGCTACAGTATTCAGATGATGCAATGCTTTCCTTCAGAAAAGAG GTATCCCTCATGAAAAGGCTCAGACATCCTAATGTTCTACTCTTTATGGGTGCAGTAACTTCTCCTCAGCATCTCTGCATTGTTACAGAGTTCTTACCACG TGGAAGCTTGTTCCGGTTACTACAAAGGAATACAAGCAGATTAGATTGGAGACGACGTGTTCACATGGCTTTGGATATA GCACGAGGCATGAATTATCTTCATCATTGCAACCCGCCTATTGTTCATCGTGATTTGAAGTCTTCAAACCTTCTAGTTGATAGGAACTGGACTGTAAAG GTTGGTGATTTTGGTCTGTCTCGTCTCAAGCATGAAACATATCTTACCACAAGAACAGGGAAAGGAACG CCTCAATGGATGGCACCAGAGGTTCTCCGTAATGAACCCTCCaatgaaaa GTCTGATGTCTACAGCTATGGAGTGATTTTATGGGAGCTGGCCACCGAGAAGATTCCATGGAATACTCTCAACTCAATGCAG GTGATTGGAGCTGTGGGGTTCTTGAACCAACAACTGGATATCCCCAAAGATGTGGATCCACTATGGGCTGCCATAATTGAGAACTGCTGGCACAG GGACCCACAGTGCCGGCCGACATTCCTAGAATTGCTGGAGAGACTTAAGGGTCTGCAGAAGCACCATGCCATTCAGTTTCAGGCATCTCGCTTTGGGGCGGGAGATGGACAAAAGGAAGTGCAAGATGCTAGTCCTTGA
- the LOC127811357 gene encoding ATP-citrate synthase beta chain protein 2 has product MASGQLFSPTTQALFYNYKQLPIQRMLDFDFLCGRETPSVAGIINPGSEGFQKLFFGQEEIAIPVHSTIEAACAAHPTADVFINFASFRSAAASSMGALKQPTIRVVAIIAEGVPESDTKQLIGYARANNKVVIGPATVGGVQAGAFKIGDTAGTIDNIIQCKLYRPGSVGFVSKSGGMSNEMYNTIARVTDGIYEGIAIGGDVFPGSTLSDHVLRFNNIPHVKMMVVLGELGGRDEYSLVEALKQGKINKPVVAWVSGTCARLFKSEVQFGHAGAKSGGELESAQAKNQALQEAGAIVPTSYEAFEAAIKETFENLVEAGKISPVKEVKPPQIPEDLSTAIKSGKVRAPTHIISTISDDRGEEPCYAGVPMSSIVEQGYGVGDVISLLWFKRSLPRYCTKFIEICIMLCADHGPCVSGAHNTIVTARAGKDLVSSLVSGLLTIGPRFGGAIDDAARYFKDAYDKGLTPYEFVESMKKKGIRVPGIGHRIKRGDNRDKRVELLQLFARTNFPSVKYMEYAVQVEDYTLSKSNNLVLNVDGAIGSLFLDLLAGSGMFTKQEIDEIVGIGYLNGLFVLARSIGLIGHTFDQKRLKQPLYRHPWEDVLYTK; this is encoded by the exons ATGGCTTCTGGACAACTTTTCTCCCCGACTACTCAAGCATTATTCTACAACTACAAACAACTTCCCATCCAGCGGATGCTTGATTTTGACTTCCTTTGCG GGAGAGAAACTCCATCAGTTGCTGGAATTATCAACCCTGGTTCTGAGGGATTCCAGAAGCTCTTTTTCGGTCAGGAGGAAATTGCCATCCCTGTACATTCTAC GATTGAAGCTGCTTGTGCAGCGCATCCTACTGCTGATGTTTTTATAAACTTTGCATCATTCAGAAG TGCTGCTGCTTCATCTATGGGAGCTCTCAAACAGCCAACCATTAGAGTTGTGGCTATAATAGCTGAAGGTGTTCCCGAATCAGACACCAAGCAGTTGATTGGTTATGCAAGGGCAAACAATAAG GTTGTCATTGGCCCAGCTACCGTTGGAGGCGTTCAAGCTGGGGCCTTCAAGATTGGTGACACTGCTGGAACAATTGACAATATCATTCAATGCAAGCTTTACAGGCCTGGATCTGTTGGTTTCGTCTCCAAATCC GGTGGTATGTCTAATGAAATGTACAATACAATTGCCCGTGTAACAGATGGAATTTATGAAG GTATTGCAATTGGAGGAGATGTGTTCCCAGGCTCTACATTGTCTGATCATGTTTTGCGGTTTAACAACATCCCACAT GTCAAAATGATGGTTGTACTCGGGGAACTTGGTGGGCGCGATGAGTATTCCCTTGTGGAGGCCCTGAAGCAGGGGAAAATCAACAAGCCTGTTGTTGCTTGGGTCAGTGGAACTTGTGCACGCCTATTTAAGTCAGAAGTGCAATTTGGTCATGCG GGAGCTAAGAGTGGTGGTGAATTGGAGTCTGCACAAGCAAAGAATCAAGCACTTCAGGAAGCTGGAGCTATTGTTCCGACTTCATATGAAGCATTTGAAGCTGCAATTAAAGAGACATTTGAGAACCTg GTTGAAGCAGGAAAGATTTCTCCAGTAAAGGAAGTTAAGCCTCCACAGATCCCTGAAGATCTTAGCACGGCCATTAAAAGTGGCAAAGTCCGAGCTCCAACTCATATTATTTCCACCATATCTGATGACAGAG GTGAAGAGCCATGCTATGCTGGTGTCCCAATGTCTTCCATTGTTGAACAGGGCTACGGTGTGGGTGATGTCATCTCCCTGTTGTGGTTCAAACGCAGCCTTCCCCGTTACTGTACAAAGTTTATTGAG ATTTGCATCATGTTATGTGCTGACCACGGTCCTTGTGTCTCTGGTGCCCACAACACCATAGTAACCGCGAGGGCTGGAAAAGATCTGGTATCCAGTCTTGTTTCAG GTTTGCTAACAATAGGTCCCCGATTTGGTGGTGCTATTGATGATGCTGCCCGATACTTCAAGGATGCTTATGATAAG GGTCTTACACCTTACGAGTTTGTGGAGAGCATGAAAAAGAAGGGCATTCGTGTGCCAGGAATTGGGCACAG GATCAAGAGAGGTGACAACAGAGACAAGAGAGTAGAGCTGCTACAACTGTTTGCACGCACCAATTTCCCCTCTGTGAAGTATATGGAATATGCTGTTCAAGTTGAAGACTACACCCTCTCCAAGTCAAACAACCTGGTCCTTAACGTAGATGGTGCAATCGGCTCCCTCTTCTTGGATCTCCTAGCCGGCAGTGGCATGTTCACCAAGCAAGAAATCGATGAGATTGTGGGGATTGGTTACCTGAACGGCCTCTTTGTGTTGGCTCGATCCATTGGTTTGATCGG GCACACCTTCGATCAGAAGAGATTGAAGCAGCCGCTATACCGCCACCCATGGGAGGATGTTCTGTACACCAAGTGA